CAGCCTTTTGTTCCTGCTCTATCGCAAAATCCAGAATTTCGTCCACGGACTTCCATTGCTCCATATTTCTCGTACCTCCCGTCGTGAGTGTTCTTTCTCTAGAAGAACCACGTCTACTTTACATTTATCCCATATCCCCGGGAAGAGCGCCACCGAATTTTACGGCCGGCTGTAGAGTGAGACCTTCTGCGGGAAAACAGGTGAAGATTCTTCCATTCTAGTTGCTTTCCCGCACAGGTCAACACGAGACTCATCCGGATCAAGCATTGCCAGTTTTATGCGATTAGAAGCGGCCGAAGAAAGACTGAATCTTTCCAACTGCCTTGTCAAGGGTTCCTCTCAAGACGTAAGAATAGCGGTGGGTCAAACGACCCCATGACTGGAGGAAAGCTCCTCTCAATTCTCGAAATTTTCCTTTCGGAAGATTCGTGTTCATAACATTAGCTCCTCAGAACAAAAGTATACTTTC
The sequence above is a segment of the Desulfomonile tiedjei DSM 6799 genome. Coding sequences within it:
- a CDS encoding CsbD family protein: MNTNLPKGKFRELRGAFLQSWGRLTHRYSYVLRGTLDKAVGKIQSFFGRF